From Anopheles coluzzii chromosome 3, AcolN3, whole genome shotgun sequence, the proteins below share one genomic window:
- the LOC120957822 gene encoding SPRY domain-containing SOCS box protein 3 isoform X1, producing MRHYISCGSLPVASEMNVAQRSKNANFLRTSCTDNWSVPFCNCEYPNETRWKHSTKKMLPCSCGEDTSRRLDWIWDKALTFETVVSGAEVIFHPVYSQGTTIVRGNEPLYRGRHHYWELKILSPLSGTDIMFGIGTDKVDLLRHQFSFTSVLGIDDQSWGYSYRGLAQHNGQLKYYGKKFSRGRIIGIYVDMFRGTLEYFLNRRSLGRAYSGIPREDGVEIYPMVSSTSAKSSVKLINAASFEDNLRFNCMKVICKYPKLLAQVNAIPGLKKIAQELWFLQFKEPNRTEDFALNNLHLADEAVLCGKKLKLFNSTDSADGNDSKGQEINSESQIYDSLMKREDLNEETTRSSKSHNHRFISTESNSEDDELAVII from the exons ATGCGTCACTATATTTCGTGCGGTTCTTTGCCG GTGGCCAGCGAAATGAACGTTGCTCAACGAAGCAAAAATGCCAATTTCCTACGAACGAGCTGCACCGATAACTGGTCGGTCCCGTTCTGCAACTGCGAGTATCCCAATGAAACCCGATGGAAACATTCGACGAAGAAAATGCTGCCGTGCAGCTGCGGAGAAGATACATCGAGAAGGCTAGATTGGATATGGGATAAAGCATTAACATTCGAAACGGTGGTATCTGGTGCGGAAGTGATTTTTCACCCAGTGTACAGCCAAGGAACTACCATCGTCCGTGGTAATGAACCATTATACCGAGGGCGACACCATTACTGGGAGCTGAAAATTCTTTCACCCCTATCCGGGACAGACATC aTGTTTGGCATTGGCACTGATAAGGTGGATTTACTTCGGCATCAGTTTTCATTCACCAGTGTGCTAGGGATCGACGACCAATCGTGGGGCTATTCCTATCGCGGGTTGGCACAGCACAATGGCCAACTGAAGTATTATGGAAAGAAGTTCAGCCGTGGCCGCATCATTGGTATCTACGTGGACATGTTTCGTGGTACATTGGAATATTTTCTTAACCGACGTTCGCTTGGCAGAGCGTATTCGGGCATTCCGAGAGAAGACGGAGTAGAAATATATCCGATGGTTTCATCTACGTCCGCCAAATCGTCCGTTAAGCTTATAAATGCTGCCTCTTTCGAAGATAATCTGAGGTTTAATTGCATGAAGGTGATTTGTAAATACCCAAAGCTCCTCGCACAGGTAAATGCTATACCAGGGCTGAAGAAGATCGCACAAGAGCTATGGTTCTTGCAATTTAAAGAGCCTAACCGGACAGAGGACTTCGCACTTAACAATTTACATCTGGCCGACGAAGCGGTACTGTGTGGTAAAAAGCTGAAACTCTTCAACTCAACCGATTCGGCCGATGGTAACGATTCCAAAGGACAGGAAATCAATTCGGAATCGCAAATCTACGATAGCCTAATGAAGCGCGAGGATCTCAACGAAGAAACCACGAGATCATCAAAATCACACAACCACCGCTTCATTTCTACTGAGTCTAATAGTGAGGATGATGAGCTGGCTGTGATTATTTAG
- the LOC120957822 gene encoding SPRY domain-containing SOCS box protein 3 isoform X2, with amino-acid sequence MEVASEMNVAQRSKNANFLRTSCTDNWSVPFCNCEYPNETRWKHSTKKMLPCSCGEDTSRRLDWIWDKALTFETVVSGAEVIFHPVYSQGTTIVRGNEPLYRGRHHYWELKILSPLSGTDIMFGIGTDKVDLLRHQFSFTSVLGIDDQSWGYSYRGLAQHNGQLKYYGKKFSRGRIIGIYVDMFRGTLEYFLNRRSLGRAYSGIPREDGVEIYPMVSSTSAKSSVKLINAASFEDNLRFNCMKVICKYPKLLAQVNAIPGLKKIAQELWFLQFKEPNRTEDFALNNLHLADEAVLCGKKLKLFNSTDSADGNDSKGQEINSESQIYDSLMKREDLNEETTRSSKSHNHRFISTESNSEDDELAVII; translated from the exons ATGGAA GTGGCCAGCGAAATGAACGTTGCTCAACGAAGCAAAAATGCCAATTTCCTACGAACGAGCTGCACCGATAACTGGTCGGTCCCGTTCTGCAACTGCGAGTATCCCAATGAAACCCGATGGAAACATTCGACGAAGAAAATGCTGCCGTGCAGCTGCGGAGAAGATACATCGAGAAGGCTAGATTGGATATGGGATAAAGCATTAACATTCGAAACGGTGGTATCTGGTGCGGAAGTGATTTTTCACCCAGTGTACAGCCAAGGAACTACCATCGTCCGTGGTAATGAACCATTATACCGAGGGCGACACCATTACTGGGAGCTGAAAATTCTTTCACCCCTATCCGGGACAGACATC aTGTTTGGCATTGGCACTGATAAGGTGGATTTACTTCGGCATCAGTTTTCATTCACCAGTGTGCTAGGGATCGACGACCAATCGTGGGGCTATTCCTATCGCGGGTTGGCACAGCACAATGGCCAACTGAAGTATTATGGAAAGAAGTTCAGCCGTGGCCGCATCATTGGTATCTACGTGGACATGTTTCGTGGTACATTGGAATATTTTCTTAACCGACGTTCGCTTGGCAGAGCGTATTCGGGCATTCCGAGAGAAGACGGAGTAGAAATATATCCGATGGTTTCATCTACGTCCGCCAAATCGTCCGTTAAGCTTATAAATGCTGCCTCTTTCGAAGATAATCTGAGGTTTAATTGCATGAAGGTGATTTGTAAATACCCAAAGCTCCTCGCACAGGTAAATGCTATACCAGGGCTGAAGAAGATCGCACAAGAGCTATGGTTCTTGCAATTTAAAGAGCCTAACCGGACAGAGGACTTCGCACTTAACAATTTACATCTGGCCGACGAAGCGGTACTGTGTGGTAAAAAGCTGAAACTCTTCAACTCAACCGATTCGGCCGATGGTAACGATTCCAAAGGACAGGAAATCAATTCGGAATCGCAAATCTACGATAGCCTAATGAAGCGCGAGGATCTCAACGAAGAAACCACGAGATCATCAAAATCACACAACCACCGCTTCATTTCTACTGAGTCTAATAGTGAGGATGATGAGCTGGCTGTGATTATTTAG
- the LOC120957822 gene encoding SPRY domain-containing SOCS box protein 3 isoform X3, which produces MNVAQRSKNANFLRTSCTDNWSVPFCNCEYPNETRWKHSTKKMLPCSCGEDTSRRLDWIWDKALTFETVVSGAEVIFHPVYSQGTTIVRGNEPLYRGRHHYWELKILSPLSGTDIMFGIGTDKVDLLRHQFSFTSVLGIDDQSWGYSYRGLAQHNGQLKYYGKKFSRGRIIGIYVDMFRGTLEYFLNRRSLGRAYSGIPREDGVEIYPMVSSTSAKSSVKLINAASFEDNLRFNCMKVICKYPKLLAQVNAIPGLKKIAQELWFLQFKEPNRTEDFALNNLHLADEAVLCGKKLKLFNSTDSADGNDSKGQEINSESQIYDSLMKREDLNEETTRSSKSHNHRFISTESNSEDDELAVII; this is translated from the exons ATGAACGTTGCTCAACGAAGCAAAAATGCCAATTTCCTACGAACGAGCTGCACCGATAACTGGTCGGTCCCGTTCTGCAACTGCGAGTATCCCAATGAAACCCGATGGAAACATTCGACGAAGAAAATGCTGCCGTGCAGCTGCGGAGAAGATACATCGAGAAGGCTAGATTGGATATGGGATAAAGCATTAACATTCGAAACGGTGGTATCTGGTGCGGAAGTGATTTTTCACCCAGTGTACAGCCAAGGAACTACCATCGTCCGTGGTAATGAACCATTATACCGAGGGCGACACCATTACTGGGAGCTGAAAATTCTTTCACCCCTATCCGGGACAGACATC aTGTTTGGCATTGGCACTGATAAGGTGGATTTACTTCGGCATCAGTTTTCATTCACCAGTGTGCTAGGGATCGACGACCAATCGTGGGGCTATTCCTATCGCGGGTTGGCACAGCACAATGGCCAACTGAAGTATTATGGAAAGAAGTTCAGCCGTGGCCGCATCATTGGTATCTACGTGGACATGTTTCGTGGTACATTGGAATATTTTCTTAACCGACGTTCGCTTGGCAGAGCGTATTCGGGCATTCCGAGAGAAGACGGAGTAGAAATATATCCGATGGTTTCATCTACGTCCGCCAAATCGTCCGTTAAGCTTATAAATGCTGCCTCTTTCGAAGATAATCTGAGGTTTAATTGCATGAAGGTGATTTGTAAATACCCAAAGCTCCTCGCACAGGTAAATGCTATACCAGGGCTGAAGAAGATCGCACAAGAGCTATGGTTCTTGCAATTTAAAGAGCCTAACCGGACAGAGGACTTCGCACTTAACAATTTACATCTGGCCGACGAAGCGGTACTGTGTGGTAAAAAGCTGAAACTCTTCAACTCAACCGATTCGGCCGATGGTAACGATTCCAAAGGACAGGAAATCAATTCGGAATCGCAAATCTACGATAGCCTAATGAAGCGCGAGGATCTCAACGAAGAAACCACGAGATCATCAAAATCACACAACCACCGCTTCATTTCTACTGAGTCTAATAGTGAGGATGATGAGCTGGCTGTGATTATTTAG
- the LOC120957824 gene encoding uncharacterized protein LOC120957824, whose amino-acid sequence MKGLLLIVVAVILLVTGTKAFFCDGIPAGMRLRFPLPEICNEYISCHHGTEHEWRCPVGRFFSQRAQRCVDACDPTETINICAGLINNILLRPPLSEFPFSCRRHYQCIGGNMVSRECPPGTFFSQLAQGCGSVREEFCIPD is encoded by the exons ATGAAAG GGCTCTTGTTGATCGTCGTAGCAGTCATCCTGCTTGTCACAGGGACTAAAGCCTTCTTCTGCGATGGCATACCGGCAGGAATGAGACTACGGTTCCCATTGCCGGAAATATGCAACGAATACATTTCCTGCCATCATGGCACCGAACACGAGTGGCGTTGTCCAGTGGGTCGCTTCTTTAGCCAACGTGCCCAGCGCTGTGTGGACGCGTGCGATCCTACCGAAACGATCAATATTTGCGCCGGACTGATCAATAATATACTGCTACGACCACCGCTGTCGGAGTTTCCCTTCAGCTGTCGGCGCCACTATCAGTGCATTGGCGGAAACATGGTTTCGCGAGAGTGTCCGCCCGGAACGTTCTTCTCGCAGCTTGCCCAAGGATGTGGTTCAGTTAGGGAAGAATTTTGCATCCCAGATTAA
- the LOC120958128 gene encoding uncharacterized protein LOC120958128 — protein MHFWIDKRSQACGFGRARVAASLSSGGGLGFGHPRRVPRKSMVTPIHRFQTVDCSRPHFHRQQQSQQQQHQSQTNPSIPGAHHSSTQSQQSTAHQHQPPQLQHQSQTNQQHHHHHPHHPHHNQASAQQQSQASNLQQQQVHQVQLHISGQYNPQSSILPAPSPYPQSSPNLQQSSSPNALNYHVPVSMNHIYSASTQSSGAEIEGISNAVQQAQPHVGHDAQLLPAHLKCGMWASLALATVFVAGAKFYFDHQGTGLEVLIFCAFSATFFLAACTVSLWRRPRDIQISGNNVISETISNAEQSSLQNPEFLSSNPSPLLNGTAGSGPLGGLVPGNIQQASLASIVAPPPPYHIAILLPDNSKDAEETPPPSYDKIII, from the exons ATGCATTTTTGGATTGATAAACGATCGCAAGCGTGTGGTTTCGGCAGAGCCCGAGTGGCAGCATCTTTGTCCAGTGGTGGTGGTCTGGGCTTTGGCCACCCGCGACGTGTGCCCCGGAAATCAATGGTCACCCCAATACATCGGTTTCAAACGGTTGACTGCAGCCGGCCTCACTTTCATCGCCAGCAGCagtcgcaacagcagcagcatcaatcgCAAACGAATCCGTCTATCCCAGGAGCCCATCATTCGTCCACACAAAGCCAACAGTCGACAGCTCATCAGCACCAGCCGCCACAGCTACAGCATCAATcgcaaacaaatcaacaacatcatcatcaccatccaCATCACCCGCACCACAATCAAGCTTCTGCGCAGCAGCAATCGCAAGCGAGTAatctacagcagcaacaggtaCATCAGGTGCAGCTGCACATCAGTGGTCAGTATAATCCCCAGAGCAGCATTTTGCCTGCGCCATCGCCTTATCCACAGTCGAGTCCAAATTTACAGCAGAGCTCTTCACCGAATGCTCTGAACTACCACGTACCTGTGTCGATGAACCATATATATAG TGCATCAACACAATCGTCTGGAGCTGAAATCGAGGGAATCAGCAATGCTGTACAGCAAGCACAACCGCACGTGGGACACGATGCACAACTGTTGCCGGCACATCTCAAATGTGGTATGTGGGCATCGTTAGCTTTAGCCACTGTATTTGTAGCTGGAGCAAAGTTTTATTTCGACCATCAG GGCACCGGCTTAGAGGTATTAATTTTCTGTGCATTTTCGGCGACATTCTTTTTGGCGGCTTGTACCGTGTCACTCTGGAGACGTCCACGGGACATCCAAATCTCTGGCAACAATGTGATATCGGAAACGATTTCGAACGCAGAACAAAGCTCACTACAG aaTCCAGAGTTTCTGAGCAGCAATCCTTCGCCTCTGCTTAATGGTACTGCCGGAAGTGGGCCGTTGGGTGGATTGGTCCCAGGAAATATCCAACAGGCTTCATTAGCAAGCATAGTCGCTCCACCGCCACCGTATCATATAGCGATACTCCTGCCCGATAACTCGAAGGATGCGGAGGAAACTCCTCCTCCTTCCTAcgataaaataattatttaa